ATCATACCGGGAAGACAGAGCGCGAGCTACGCGAACAAGCATCCGCGAAAACCTTGCGGGGTGAGGGTAAGCGGGATGGATAGGGAGGATTAGAAAATATCAAACGCCCGGGTGGGCCTGGCTCCAGTCGAGCGCTTCCTGATAATCTTCGGCGGTGTCGATCTCGAAACAACCGGGCTGATCGATCGCCCAGAAATGAATTTCGTTAGACTGGGCAAAATCAGAGAAGGGAATTTCCCACAGCGTCTTTTCATAGGCCGCTTCATTTGCGTAATACATTTCGGTGAAGCGCGACGCCGCCTCGCGATTCAGCTTGAAAAAACCAATCGCCTCGCCGCCAAATTTGTAATCCGTTTTCTCCTGTTCCGTCAGCAAGCGCTTGGTGATGAATGCGGATATCACGCCGTTGTCTTTCAGAAGAACCTTGGCGCATTCGGCGTCATTGATGTCCGCTGAGACGACGGCAAACGAGTTGGCATGAGACCGCTCAACATAATCAAGGAAAGTCTCTTGCGGATAGTATACGTCTCCGTCCAGAATCACCACATCCTGATCGGTGCGCTTCAATCCCAATACCAGCGACAGCGTATTGCCAGTGGTGCGATACACTTTGTTGTCGATGAATTCGAGAGGCAAATCCAGATTCAGACCGAGCGCGTAATCCCTGACTGCGTCGTGGTTATGCCCCAGAACCAGCACAGCCTTCGCAACGCCCAGGGCCTGCAAACTTTTCAGGTGGCGGGACAGAAGCGTTTCATTGCCGAAGGGTAGAAAGCTTTTGTGCGCCAGATCATCTCGCCCCAGGCGGGAACCATAACCCGCCAATAAAATCACCGCTTGCATGGAACTGGCCATGCCGATTATTTACAAAAGGCCCAGAAGGCCGCCATCGGTTCATCCGTGCAAAATCGTTTGAACTTCAACAGCGTGTCCAGTCCGTCGCCGGTTCGCTCGACATTGCTGGGTTCGTCAATGAAATCGCCCCAGCCTTCTTTATTCTTATTGTCGATCAACCAGCGAACGCCTTTTTCGATCACCGGAGCGTATTTCTCTTTTTCTTTAAATGTGTCGGATACCAGCATCAGACAACGACACGCATCCATCGTGTGATCCATA
This window of the Candidatus Nitrohelix vancouverensis genome carries:
- a CDS encoding NTP transferase domain-containing protein → MQAVILLAGYGSRLGRDDLAHKSFLPFGNETLLSRHLKSLQALGVAKAVLVLGHNHDAVRDYALGLNLDLPLEFIDNKVYRTTGNTLSLVLGLKRTDQDVVILDGDVYYPQETFLDYVERSHANSFAVVSADINDAECAKVLLKDNGVISAFITKRLLTEQEKTDYKFGGEAIGFFKLNREAASRFTEMYYANEAAYEKTLWEIPFSDFAQSNEIHFWAIDQPGCFEIDTAEDYQEALDWSQAHPGV